In Sphingomonas crocodyli, a genomic segment contains:
- the tgt gene encoding tRNA guanosine(34) transglycosylase Tgt produces MTTTTVTAPRFDFQIAATDGKARTGTIRMKRGDIRTPAFMPVGTAATVKAMKPTDVRATGADIILGNTYHLMLRPGAERVARLGGLHKFMRWDRPILTDSGGYQVMSLSALTKRSEEGVAFASHLDGSRHMLSPERSMEIQRLLGSDIVMAFDELVPTTSTREVQAAAMERSMRWARRSREGFDSGGAHAEGAALFGIQQGALDEGLRKSSADALLDIGFDGYAVGGLAVGEGQEAMFACLDYAPGQLDPAKPRYLMGVGKPDDIVGAVERGIDMFDCVLPTRSGRNGQAFTRNGPINIRNAKQAEDQGPIDPSCACPVCGQFSRAYLHHLNRSGEILGAMLMTEHNIWFYQALMADLRSAIGEGRLTAFATAWRADYYANSSLRA; encoded by the coding sequence GTGACCACAACGACCGTGACCGCACCCCGTTTCGACTTCCAGATCGCCGCGACCGACGGCAAAGCGCGCACCGGCACAATCCGGATGAAGCGCGGCGACATCCGCACGCCCGCCTTCATGCCGGTCGGCACCGCCGCCACCGTCAAGGCGATGAAGCCGACGGATGTCCGCGCGACCGGCGCCGACATCATCCTGGGCAACACCTATCACCTGATGCTGCGTCCGGGCGCCGAGCGGGTCGCGCGGCTGGGTGGCCTGCACAAGTTCATGCGCTGGGATCGACCGATCCTGACCGACAGCGGCGGCTATCAGGTGATGAGCCTGTCCGCGCTCACCAAGCGTAGCGAGGAGGGCGTGGCCTTCGCCAGCCATCTCGACGGTTCGCGCCACATGCTGAGCCCGGAACGATCGATGGAGATCCAGCGACTGCTGGGTTCGGACATCGTGATGGCGTTCGACGAATTGGTGCCGACCACGTCGACCCGCGAGGTGCAGGCGGCGGCGATGGAGCGGTCGATGCGCTGGGCGCGTCGATCGCGCGAGGGCTTCGATAGCGGCGGCGCGCATGCCGAGGGCGCGGCTTTGTTCGGGATCCAGCAGGGGGCACTGGACGAGGGGCTGCGCAAAAGTTCGGCCGATGCGCTGCTCGATATCGGGTTCGACGGCTATGCGGTCGGCGGCCTCGCTGTGGGTGAGGGGCAGGAGGCGATGTTCGCCTGCCTCGATTATGCGCCGGGGCAGCTCGATCCGGCCAAGCCGCGCTACCTGATGGGCGTCGGCAAGCCCGACGACATCGTCGGCGCGGTCGAACGCGGGATCGACATGTTCGATTGCGTCTTGCCGACGCGATCGGGTCGGAACGGACAGGCTTTCACGCGCAACGGCCCGATCAATATCCGCAACGCCAAGCAGGCTGAGGATCAGGGGCCGATCGACCCAAGCTGCGCCTGCCCGGTCTGCGGCCAGTTCAGCCGCGCCTATCTCCACCACCTCAACCGCTCGGGCGAAATCCTCGGCGCGATGCTGATGACCGAGCATAATATCTGGTTCTATCAGGCGCTGATGGCCGACCTGCGCAGCGCGATCGGCGAGGGACGGCTGACCGCCTTCGCGACGGCGTGGCGGGCGGATTACTACGCCAACTCGTCATTGCGAGCGTAG
- a CDS encoding GNAT family N-acetyltransferase, which produces MTSSAIIRTFQPGDMGHIAGAQAALYAEGYGWGRPLEILILETVAQFLRDYAQGRDQCFVAEMNGRVVGSCFVTDDGDGRARLRLVYVDAAARGQGLGQRLVAECVDFARGAGYRAVWLWTHAVLESARRIYAGAGFRCIERFTHDEFGVEVNSENWELILE; this is translated from the coding sequence ATGACCAGTTCTGCGATCATCCGCACCTTCCAGCCCGGCGACATGGGCCATATCGCCGGCGCGCAGGCCGCGCTCTATGCGGAGGGCTATGGCTGGGGCCGCCCACTCGAGATCCTGATCCTGGAGACCGTCGCCCAATTCCTGCGCGATTATGCGCAAGGCCGCGACCAGTGTTTCGTGGCGGAGATGAACGGGCGCGTCGTGGGGTCGTGCTTCGTCACCGATGATGGGGATGGGCGGGCGCGGCTGCGGCTCGTTTATGTCGATGCGGCGGCGCGCGGGCAGGGGCTGGGGCAGCGCCTCGTCGCCGAATGTGTGGATTTCGCCAGGGGAGCGGGCTATCGCGCCGTCTGGCTCTGGACGCATGCGGTGCTGGAAAGCGCGCGCCGCATCTATGCCGGGGCAGGCTTCCGCTGCATCGAGCGCTTTACGCATGACGAGTTCGGCGTCGAGGTGAACAGCGAGAATTGGGAATTGATCCTAGAGTGA
- a CDS encoding TSUP family transporter: MHFGPETYAILTAVAFLAGFIDAIAGGGGLLTVPAMLSAGVPPIAMLATNKLQSSFSSGTACWNFSRKGLIDWRTYWPTVLIILILSGVGAVVVQMIDTEALNLLVPILLIAVVAYVIFSPRMTDDDVHHRISAVGYAPVGGAIGFYDGFFGPGTGSFFATSLVSLRGFGLTRATAHTKAFNFASNLGALGIFAFSGQIIVSLGLCMAVGSIAGAYTGSHTAMRFGAKVIRPVLVTICLCLTARLIWNALH, translated from the coding sequence ATGCATTTCGGGCCCGAAACCTACGCCATTCTCACCGCCGTCGCGTTCCTTGCCGGCTTCATCGATGCGATTGCGGGCGGCGGCGGGCTGCTGACCGTGCCTGCGATGCTCTCCGCCGGAGTGCCGCCGATCGCGATGCTCGCGACGAACAAGCTGCAGTCGAGCTTTTCGTCTGGCACCGCCTGCTGGAATTTCAGCCGCAAGGGCCTGATCGACTGGCGCACCTATTGGCCGACGGTGCTGATCATCCTGATCCTCTCGGGCGTCGGCGCGGTCGTGGTGCAGATGATCGATACGGAGGCGCTCAACCTGCTGGTGCCGATCCTGCTGATCGCGGTGGTCGCCTATGTGATCTTCTCGCCCCGGATGACCGACGATGATGTCCACCACCGGATCAGCGCGGTCGGCTATGCGCCGGTGGGCGGCGCGATCGGCTTTTACGACGGCTTCTTCGGGCCGGGCACGGGCAGCTTCTTCGCGACCAGCCTCGTCTCGCTGCGCGGCTTCGGCCTGACGCGCGCGACCGCGCACACCAAGGCGTTCAACTTCGCCAGCAACCTCGGCGCGCTGGGCATCTTCGCGTTCAGCGGGCAGATCATCGTATCGCTCGGCCTGTGCATGGCCGTCGGCTCGATCGCCGGCGCCTATACGGGCAGCCACACCGCAATGCGCTTCGGCGCAAAGGTGATCCGCCCGGTGCTGGTGACGATCTGCCTGTGCCTAACCGCACGGCTGATCTGGAACGCGCTGCATTGA
- the queA gene encoding tRNA preQ1(34) S-adenosylmethionine ribosyltransferase-isomerase QueA, which translates to MRVDLFDFDLPPENIALRPASPRDSARMLLVEGGEGLSDHRVSDLPSLLRAGDCLVFNDTRVIPAQLEGLRGEAKVGATLHKREGLRQWRAFVRNAKRVRTGDRIDFGAGVTAIAADRGDDGSILLDFEGDEPVELLLERAGTMPLPPYIASKRATDERDRDDYQTMFAKEKGAVAAPTAALHFTPGLMAALADAGIGTETLTLHVGAGTFLPVKADDTDDHKMHAEWGRIDPATADRLNAVRASGGRVIAVGTTSLRLIESAAGADGLIRPFDGDTAIFITPGYRFRGIDGLMTNFHLPKSTLFMLVSALMGRERMQAAYAHAITGGYRFYSYGDSSLLLP; encoded by the coding sequence ATGCGCGTCGACCTGTTCGATTTCGATCTGCCGCCTGAAAATATCGCGTTGCGCCCCGCGTCACCGCGCGACAGCGCGCGCATGCTGCTGGTCGAAGGCGGTGAGGGGCTTTCTGATCATCGCGTGAGCGATCTGCCGTCGCTGCTGCGTGCTGGCGATTGCCTGGTCTTCAACGATACGCGCGTCATCCCGGCCCAGCTCGAAGGGCTGCGCGGCGAGGCGAAGGTGGGCGCGACGCTCCACAAGCGCGAAGGGCTGCGCCAGTGGCGCGCTTTCGTTCGCAACGCCAAGCGCGTGCGTACCGGTGACCGGATCGATTTCGGCGCGGGCGTCACCGCGATCGCGGCCGATCGGGGCGATGACGGATCGATCCTGCTCGATTTCGAAGGCGACGAGCCGGTCGAACTGCTGCTCGAACGCGCGGGCACGATGCCGCTGCCGCCTTACATCGCCTCGAAGCGCGCGACCGACGAACGTGATCGCGACGATTATCAGACGATGTTCGCGAAGGAGAAGGGCGCCGTCGCGGCCCCCACCGCCGCGCTCCACTTCACGCCGGGGCTGATGGCAGCACTGGCCGACGCCGGGATCGGCACCGAGACGCTGACCCTCCACGTCGGCGCGGGCACCTTCCTGCCGGTGAAGGCCGACGACACCGACGACCACAAGATGCACGCCGAATGGGGCCGCATCGATCCCGCCACCGCCGACCGCCTCAACGCAGTGCGCGCTTCTGGCGGCCGCGTAATCGCCGTCGGCACCACCAGCCTGCGCCTGATCGAAAGTGCGGCGGGTGCGGACGGCCTGATCCGCCCCTTCGACGGCGACACCGCCATCTTCATCACCCCCGGCTACCGCTTCCGCGGGATCGACGGCCTGATGACCAACTTCCACCTGCCCAAGTCGACGCTGTTCATGCTGGTGTCCGCGCTGATGGGGCGCGAGCGGATGCAGGCGGCCTACGCTCATGCGATCACGGGCGGGTATCGCTTCTACAGTTACGGGGATTCGAGCCTGCTGCTGCCTTAG
- a CDS encoding peptidylprolyl isomerase, whose product MMAGSAHAQVIAPSPVVPPVTPQNVLVLQLSVGGPIRIQLRPDIAPGSVERIKTLVRRHFYDGLTFHRVIDGFMAQGGDPKGTGEGGSDLPDLKAEFNDLPHVRGTVSLARTNEPNTANSQFFIMLMPNLGLDHNYTAFGRVIEGMSYADSIEKGEPPANPTKIVHASIESDDLGQPAETPESIAASKPPEAPAPTKLTKKERKEMERNIEANKTSDAVSKMSGPGGQQQ is encoded by the coding sequence ATGATGGCCGGAAGCGCCCATGCGCAGGTGATCGCGCCGTCGCCGGTCGTCCCGCCCGTCACGCCGCAGAACGTGCTGGTGCTCCAGCTGTCGGTCGGCGGGCCGATCCGCATCCAGCTGCGCCCCGATATCGCGCCCGGTTCGGTCGAGCGGATCAAGACTTTGGTGCGCCGCCATTTCTATGACGGCCTGACCTTCCACCGCGTGATCGACGGCTTCATGGCGCAGGGCGGCGATCCCAAGGGCACGGGTGAGGGCGGTTCGGACCTTCCCGACCTGAAGGCTGAGTTCAACGATCTGCCGCACGTTCGCGGCACCGTCTCGCTCGCGCGCACGAACGAGCCGAACACGGCGAACAGCCAGTTCTTCATCATGCTGATGCCCAATCTGGGCCTCGATCACAATTACACCGCCTTCGGCCGTGTGATCGAAGGCATGTCCTATGCTGACTCGATCGAGAAGGGCGAGCCGCCGGCGAACCCGACCAAGATCGTCCACGCATCGATCGAGTCGGACGATCTCGGCCAGCCGGCCGAGACGCCCGAGTCCATCGCCGCTTCCAAGCCGCCCGAAGCGCCTGCGCCGACCAAGCTCACCAAGAAGGAGCGCAAGGAAATGGAGCGCAATATCGAGGCGAACAAGACGTCCGACGCGGTCTCGAAGATGTCGGGTCCGGGCGGCCAGCAGCAGTAA
- the coaD gene encoding pantetheine-phosphate adenylyltransferase, which translates to MRIGVYPGTFDPITLGHMDIIQRGAKLVDRLVVGVTTNASKSPMFSLDERLDMVRRETAHLGDAIQVVAFDSLLMKFAEDMDASIIVRGLRAVADFEYEYQMAGMNQQLNDRVETVFLMADVALQPIASKLVKEIAIYGGAIHKFVTPAVEQDVIARVDKLGRKGQ; encoded by the coding sequence ATGCGTATCGGCGTATATCCGGGCACTTTCGATCCGATCACGCTCGGCCATATGGACATCATTCAGCGCGGGGCGAAGCTGGTCGATCGGCTCGTCGTCGGCGTCACCACCAATGCGTCCAAATCGCCGATGTTTTCGCTCGACGAGCGGCTCGACATGGTCCGTCGCGAAACCGCGCATCTGGGTGATGCGATCCAGGTGGTCGCGTTCGATTCGCTGCTGATGAAGTTCGCCGAGGATATGGACGCTTCGATCATCGTGCGCGGCCTGCGCGCCGTCGCGGACTTCGAATATGAATATCAGATGGCCGGCATGAACCAGCAGCTGAACGATCGTGTCGAGACCGTCTTCCTGATGGCCGACGTCGCTTTGCAGCCGATCGCGTCGAAGCTGGTCAAGGAGATCGCGATCTATGGCGGCGCGATCCACAAGTTCGTTACCCCGGCCGTCGAACAGGATGTGATCGCGCGTGTCGACAAGCTGGGCCGGAAAGGGCAATGA
- a CDS encoding polyprenyl synthetase family protein: MSDILNLEMAAVAREIDARFDALLAVPDDGRGRLYEAMRHAAIGGGKRLRPLLVCAAADLFAVDRDCALRVGTAIEAIHCYSLIHDDLPSMDDDDLRRGKPTVHKAFDEATAILAGDGFQSLAFEILADEETHSDPFVRAELVLGLARASGAAGMVGGQALDIAAPESAQDEKSVTRLQHLKTGALIAFSVEAGAILGRMAPEGRAKLRSFAQDVGLAFQIADDLLDAEGDADTVGKAVGKDADAGKATFLSLLGPDRARAQAAMLVDQALARLNSYGAEADLLRAIAAYSISRSH, encoded by the coding sequence ATGTCGGACATCCTCAACCTCGAAATGGCGGCGGTCGCGCGCGAGATCGACGCGCGCTTCGATGCGCTGCTCGCGGTGCCTGACGATGGGCGCGGTCGCCTTTACGAGGCGATGCGTCATGCCGCGATCGGCGGGGGCAAGCGGCTGCGCCCGCTGCTCGTCTGCGCGGCGGCGGACCTGTTCGCTGTCGATCGCGATTGCGCGCTGCGTGTCGGCACCGCGATCGAGGCGATCCATTGCTATAGCCTGATCCACGACGATCTGCCGTCGATGGACGATGACGATCTGCGCCGCGGCAAGCCCACCGTCCACAAGGCGTTTGACGAGGCGACCGCGATCCTGGCGGGCGACGGCTTTCAATCGCTGGCGTTCGAAATCCTGGCCGATGAGGAGACGCATAGCGATCCCTTCGTCCGCGCCGAACTCGTCCTGGGCCTCGCGCGCGCATCGGGGGCGGCGGGCATGGTCGGCGGGCAGGCGCTCGATATCGCCGCACCCGAAAGCGCGCAGGATGAAAAGAGCGTCACCCGGCTCCAGCATCTCAAGACCGGCGCGCTGATCGCCTTCTCGGTCGAGGCTGGCGCGATCCTGGGGCGGATGGCGCCCGAAGGCCGCGCCAAGCTGCGCTCCTTCGCGCAGGATGTCGGCCTGGCCTTTCAGATCGCGGACGACCTGCTCGATGCCGAGGGGGATGCGGATACCGTCGGCAAGGCCGTGGGCAAGGATGCGGATGCCGGCAAGGCGACCTTCCTGTCGCTGCTGGGGCCGGATCGCGCGCGCGCGCAGGCCGCCATGCTCGTCGATCAGGCGCTGGCGCGTCTCAACAGTTACGGTGCCGAGGCCGATCTGCTACGCGCGATTGCGGCCTATTCGATCAGCCGCAGTCACTGA
- a CDS encoding exodeoxyribonuclease VII small subunit, translated as MTETTPELSFEDALKRLEAIVRRLETGEVPLNESIDLYAEGDALRRQCEERLRAAQARIEKISLGSDGKPAGTAPFDAG; from the coding sequence ATGACCGAAACCACGCCCGAGCTCTCGTTCGAAGACGCCCTCAAGCGGCTGGAGGCGATCGTCCGCCGGCTGGAGACGGGCGAGGTGCCGCTGAACGAGTCGATCGATCTGTATGCCGAGGGCGATGCGCTGCGCCGCCAGTGCGAGGAACGGCTGCGCGCGGCGCAGGCGCGGATCGAGAAGATCAGCCTGGGCAGCGACGGCAAGCCTGCGGGAACGGCGCCCTTCGACGCGGGCTGA
- a CDS encoding DUF1013 domain-containing protein: MAQPLMPHATASWLVDNTALSFEQIAAFCGLHILEVQAIADDTAATKLTGRDPVRAGELLMSEIEKGQKDSNYRLVMQKGPEQVRRTKGPRYTPVSKRQDKPDGIAWILRNHPEVSDGQISKLIGTTRTTIAALRDRTHWNIANITPKDPVTLGLCSQRELDALVAKAAKAAGIEAPVDTRLDGDREALIEQLRAERDAAANVAETTLTDEAAALFGEPGFKDPFKK; the protein is encoded by the coding sequence ATGGCCCAGCCGCTCATGCCCCATGCCACCGCATCGTGGCTGGTCGACAATACCGCGCTCAGCTTCGAGCAGATCGCCGCCTTCTGTGGGCTCCACATTCTGGAAGTCCAGGCGATCGCCGACGATACCGCCGCGACCAAGCTGACCGGCCGTGATCCCGTCCGCGCGGGCGAACTGCTGATGAGCGAGATCGAGAAGGGCCAGAAGGACTCGAACTATCGCCTCGTCATGCAGAAGGGCCCTGAACAGGTCCGCCGCACCAAGGGGCCGCGCTACACGCCCGTTTCGAAGCGTCAGGACAAGCCCGACGGCATCGCCTGGATCCTGCGCAATCATCCCGAAGTTTCGGACGGCCAGATTTCCAAGCTGATCGGCACCACGCGCACCACCATCGCTGCGCTGCGCGACCGGACCCACTGGAACATCGCGAACATCACGCCGAAGGACCCGGTGACCCTGGGTCTCTGCTCGCAGCGTGAACTCGACGCGCTCGTCGCCAAGGCCGCCAAGGCCGCCGGCATCGAGGCCCCGGTCGACACCCGCCTCGACGGCGATCGCGAAGCCCTGATCGAACAGCTCCGCGCCGAGCGCGATGCGGCCGCGAACGTCGCCGAAACCACGCTGACCGACGAAGCCGCCGCTCTGTTCGGTGAGCCGGGCTTCAAGGATCCGTTCAAGAAGTAA
- a CDS encoding glycosyltransferase family 4 protein: MRIAICTDAWSPQVNGVVRTLQSVSRELRDMGHEVHVIAPDQFRSIPCPGYAEIRLAMTNHVAVGRKLDAIDPDAIHIATEGPIGLAARRYCLSRGIPFTTAYHTQFPDYLAKRTHMPADWFWAYIRWFHAPSSAIMVSTPSIAQELRSRGLPHSTRWGRGVDLNLFGADIASHPAFAAMKGPIQLYVGRVAIEKNLEAYLSLDTPGTKVVVGDGPARAGLEKKFPDAVFLGALSGAALASAYAGADVFVFPSRTDTFGLVMIEALACGTPVAAYPVPGPVDVLHPDSSAIDADLGAAVAAALTKDRAKAAAYGATFGWRRSAEQFLGALHPIRAVERAAA; the protein is encoded by the coding sequence ATGCGGATCGCGATCTGCACCGACGCCTGGAGCCCGCAGGTCAACGGGGTCGTCCGCACGTTACAGTCGGTCTCGCGCGAACTGCGCGACATGGGGCATGAGGTTCACGTCATCGCCCCCGATCAGTTCCGGTCGATCCCGTGCCCCGGCTATGCCGAAATCCGGCTGGCGATGACCAATCATGTCGCGGTCGGCCGCAAGCTCGACGCAATCGATCCGGATGCGATCCACATCGCCACTGAAGGGCCGATCGGGCTGGCCGCGCGGCGTTACTGCCTGAGCCGCGGCATCCCCTTCACCACCGCCTATCACACCCAGTTTCCCGATTATCTGGCGAAGCGTACCCACATGCCGGCCGACTGGTTCTGGGCCTATATCCGCTGGTTCCACGCGCCGTCGTCGGCGATCATGGTGTCGACCCCGTCGATCGCGCAGGAATTGCGCAGCCGTGGCCTGCCGCACAGCACGCGCTGGGGCCGGGGCGTCGATCTGAACCTGTTCGGAGCCGACATTGCTTCGCATCCGGCCTTTGCGGCGATGAAGGGGCCGATCCAGCTCTACGTCGGCCGCGTCGCGATCGAGAAGAATCTCGAAGCCTATCTGTCGCTCGATACGCCGGGCACCAAGGTCGTTGTCGGGGACGGGCCGGCGCGGGCGGGGCTGGAGAAGAAGTTTCCGGATGCCGTTTTCCTCGGCGCGCTGTCGGGTGCGGCGCTCGCTTCGGCTTATGCGGGGGCGGACGTGTTCGTCTTCCCCAGCCGCACCGACACGTTCGGGCTGGTGATGATCGAGGCGCTGGCCTGCGGCACGCCGGTCGCGGCCTACCCCGTGCCGGGTCCGGTCGATGTGCTGCACCCCGACAGTTCGGCGATCGACGCCGATCTGGGCGCGGCGGTCGCGGCGGCGCTGACCAAAGATCGCGCGAAGGCGGCGGCTTATGGCGCGACCTTCGGCTGGCGGCGCAGCGCCGAACAGTTTCTGGGCGCGCTGCACCCGATCCGCGCGGTGGAGCGGGCAGCGGCTTAA
- a CDS encoding UDP-2,3-diacylglucosamine diphosphatase — protein MNALTRITADMPVEPSVPEREGQRRRYRTIWVSDIHLGTRGCNADMLIDFLDSTDSETMYLVGDIIDGWRLRRSWYWPAAHNDIVWRVMKRAKRGTRVVFIPGNHDEMFRQFTGMTFGGIEIRRQAIHTTADGRRLMVTHGDEFDTVVMCHRWLAFLGDYAYETLMTLNVGLNWIRQKMGLPYWSLSKHAKQKVKNAVEFISRYEEAVAHEAQSRGVDGVVCGHIHTAEIRPFGDVLYYNDGDWVEGCTALVEHFDGRMEILHWADEMAARKLAEAEAAVVPLHAVAA, from the coding sequence ATGAACGCGCTCACCCGTATCACCGCCGACATGCCCGTCGAGCCCTCCGTTCCGGAGCGCGAGGGGCAGCGTCGCCGCTATCGCACGATCTGGGTTTCGGACATCCACCTGGGCACGCGCGGCTGCAATGCCGACATGCTGATCGATTTCCTGGATTCGACCGACAGCGAGACGATGTATCTGGTCGGCGACATCATTGACGGCTGGCGCCTGCGCCGTAGCTGGTACTGGCCCGCCGCGCATAACGACATCGTGTGGCGCGTGATGAAGCGCGCCAAGCGCGGCACCCGCGTCGTCTTCATCCCCGGCAACCATGACGAGATGTTCCGCCAGTTCACCGGTATGACCTTCGGTGGGATCGAGATCCGCCGCCAGGCGATCCACACCACCGCCGACGGCCGCCGCCTGATGGTGACGCATGGCGACGAGTTCGACACGGTGGTGATGTGCCACCGCTGGCTCGCCTTCCTGGGCGACTATGCCTACGAAACACTGATGACGCTGAACGTCGGGCTCAACTGGATCCGGCAGAAGATGGGCCTGCCGTACTGGTCGCTGAGCAAGCACGCCAAGCAGAAGGTCAAGAACGCGGTCGAGTTCATCTCGCGCTACGAAGAGGCTGTTGCGCACGAAGCGCAGTCGCGCGGCGTGGACGGGGTCGTGTGCGGCCACATCCACACCGCCGAGATCCGCCCCTTCGGCGATGTCCTCTATTATAATGACGGCGACTGGGTCGAAGGCTGCACCGCTTTGGTCGAGCATTTCGATGGCCGGATGGAAATCCTCCACTGGGCTGACGAGATGGCGGCGCGCAAGCTGGCCGAGGCCGAAGCCGCCGTGGTCCCGCTCCACGCCGTCGCGGCCTGA
- a CDS encoding glutathione S-transferase family protein: MRIYGDSISGNCLKVKWTADLLGQPYDWIETSVLTAETRTPDYLAMNPAGQVPLVVFADGRPLAQSNAIILHLAEESALIPADAYDRAKMLEWLFWEQYSHEPYVAVARFQKHYLGKDVEPRIMDRGKGALKLLDDELAKRDWLVGGALTLADIALVAYTRVAEEGGFTLADYPAVVRWIARVEAALGI; the protein is encoded by the coding sequence ATGCGCATCTACGGCGATTCGATTTCGGGCAATTGCCTTAAGGTTAAGTGGACCGCCGATCTTCTCGGCCAGCCCTATGACTGGATCGAGACGAGCGTGCTGACCGCCGAAACGCGGACGCCCGATTATCTGGCGATGAACCCTGCGGGCCAGGTGCCGCTGGTCGTCTTCGCGGACGGCCGCCCCCTCGCCCAGTCCAACGCGATCATCCTGCATCTCGCGGAAGAATCGGCGCTGATCCCCGCCGATGCTTATGACCGCGCCAAGATGCTCGAATGGCTGTTCTGGGAACAATATAGCCACGAACCTTATGTGGCGGTCGCGCGCTTCCAAAAGCATTATCTGGGCAAGGACGTCGAACCGCGCATCATGGACCGCGGCAAGGGCGCGCTGAAGCTACTCGACGACGAACTGGCGAAGCGCGACTGGCTGGTCGGCGGCGCCCTGACCCTCGCCGACATCGCGCTCGTCGCCTACACCCGCGTCGCGGAAGAAGGCGGCTTCACGCTGGCGGATTATCCCGCAGTCGTCCGGTGGATCGCGCGGGTGGAGGCAGCGCTCGGCATCTAG
- a CDS encoding NAD(P)H-quinone oxidoreductase has product MAQIPAKMLAIDPAEAGGPEVLVPVERDVPVPGPGQLLIRVAAAGVNRPDVMQRKGAYPPPPGAPSIPGLEVAGTVVRVGPDVMPEMLGQPVCALIAGGGYAEYAVAEAALCLSVPEGLSMVEAAAIPETLFTVWSNVFERAYIADGDSLLVHGGTSGIGTMAIALGKAFDVEVIVTAGSDEKCAKAIELGAAHAINYRTQDYVEEVKRITGKRGVTAVLDMIGGDYLPRNLDCLADEGRHVSIAIMGGSKAEIPIWKIMGKRLVLTGSTLRPRDNAFKAAVADEIAKHVWPLVETGEIRPVIDMTLPLAQAADAHRRMDEDHVGKVVLTIG; this is encoded by the coding sequence ATGGCCCAGATTCCCGCGAAGATGCTGGCTATCGACCCTGCGGAGGCGGGCGGACCCGAGGTTCTCGTCCCCGTCGAGCGCGACGTGCCCGTGCCGGGGCCCGGCCAGCTGCTGATCCGAGTCGCGGCGGCGGGAGTGAATCGCCCCGACGTGATGCAGCGGAAAGGCGCCTATCCGCCGCCGCCGGGCGCACCCTCCATCCCCGGACTCGAGGTGGCGGGAACGGTGGTGCGCGTGGGGCCGGACGTGATGCCCGAAATGCTCGGCCAGCCGGTCTGCGCGCTGATCGCGGGCGGGGGCTATGCCGAATATGCGGTGGCGGAGGCTGCCCTGTGCCTGTCGGTGCCCGAGGGGCTTTCGATGGTCGAGGCGGCGGCGATTCCCGAGACGTTGTTCACCGTGTGGAGCAACGTGTTCGAGCGCGCCTATATCGCCGATGGCGACAGCCTGCTCGTCCACGGCGGCACCAGCGGTATCGGCACGATGGCGATCGCGCTGGGCAAGGCGTTCGACGTCGAGGTGATCGTGACCGCCGGATCGGACGAGAAATGCGCGAAGGCGATCGAACTCGGCGCGGCGCATGCGATCAACTATCGCACGCAAGATTATGTCGAGGAGGTGAAGCGGATCACGGGCAAGCGCGGCGTGACCGCGGTGCTCGACATGATCGGCGGCGATTATCTGCCCCGCAACCTCGATTGCCTTGCCGACGAAGGACGCCACGTCTCGATCGCGATCATGGGCGGATCGAAGGCCGAAATCCCGATCTGGAAGATCATGGGCAAGCGACTGGTCCTGACCGGCTCCACCCTTCGCCCGCGCGACAACGCCTTCAAGGCGGCGGTGGCAGACGAGATCGCCAAGCATGTCTGGCCGCTGGTCGAAACGGGCGAGATCCGGCCCGTGATCGACATGACCCTCCCGCTCGCCCAGGCCGCCGACGCGCATCGGCGGATGGACGAGGACCATGTGGGTAAGGTGGTGCTGACGATCGGCTAG
- a CDS encoding DUF1192 domain-containing protein: MESDESLSRLNADPAAGLARQDIDRLSVDELHARIALLEAEIIRCRAKIDASVNHRATADALFKR, encoded by the coding sequence ATGGAGTCTGACGAGAGCCTTTCCCGCCTGAACGCCGATCCGGCAGCGGGCCTCGCGCGTCAGGATATCGATCGCCTTTCGGTCGACGAACTCCATGCCCGCATCGCGCTGCTCGAAGCCGAGATCATACGCTGCCGTGCGAAGATCGACGCTTCGGTTAACCATCGCGCAACCGCAGACGCTCTATTCAAACGATGA